The DNA region GTCATGAAAAACCtctaaaattgtaaaaatctgAATGACCAAATTTTGAGCTTTTAGTTTCGTTTGTTTCCCCCTATTTTTTCTTACATTTTGTAGGTTCCTAATGGCGATTAACTCGTTaaggaaaaaatataattaaacttTTATTAACTCCCCATGGTTTCTAATGGATTTTAAATGTGCTTTGTTTCTGGGTTTTCCTAAATGTAGTGAATATCTTTCGTCTATTTTCTTGCATTTTCAGTTTCCAATGTAAGCTAAAAAGAATTTTCCTTCAGTGTTTATAACTGGACCAGTAAAAAAACATATGGCTGACATGTTCAAATTAAAGTATCTTATATTTTAAGGCGAATTAGATACTAAGCGACAGTAAAAGGCCAATTTGGGTGTGTACATCTAAAATGCATTAACATGCATGTTACTACAGATAATAGTATAGTACTCTGTGTCCCTATCTCTCTACCTCTCTCCTCTCAAGCTCTTAATTCATCTAATACGCAACCAAAAAACTTACTAAGGTTGACTAGTAACTCCCGGTATTTAGTGCACATAATTCATTGCTTGTTGGTCCTATGCCCTTTGCCAAATATTAATGAATATGTTCTGATCAGTTCCCGCAACTATTTAAGATCAAAATTTCATTAAAGCTGGCCAAAGTAAAAGAATGTCAAGCACTGCAATATGGGAGCTACAGTATAATCGACAAGAACACTCCCCTTTTACTTTGCTACAGATCGAAAAGCGACAAAACAGTACTGGTTATGCGCCATCAAAAGTGAAATGAAGACTGTGGGGTGTACCTTGATGTTCGGCCTCAAATGGTTGTGCCATCTTTCTCTGCATTGCTTTCCTACTCGTCCAGGTAGAATTTGTGCTATGCAAGACCACTTCCTCAGTCCAAATCCTTCGACTAATTTTACCACCTTCCTATTAAAATTACCAAgaatgaaatgtgtcttgaAGAGAGAACAAGTCATGACTTAAACTTACAGTGGAACACCTTTAACTTTTaggaggaaaaaagaagaatctGTGAACAAATTTTACGTATCTTCCTCTGGTGTCCATTGCCCTTTCACAACATTGGCTTTCTTCAGTGAATTACTACAGGTCTTCCCTGTTGGCACAAGCCTGCCATTCATCTCGTATGCCTTGTATGATCCAAGGCCACTTCCCATGAGATGAGAAACCTCAGTTTTGGGCGTCAGCAAAGGCAGGTAAGGTCCAACTAGGTTGACGACAAGCCTCTTGGTTTCTCTTTCTGAATAGTACTGGTGACCAAGGTCGTTGAAGACCGCAGAGGGTACCATAGAACCAGCAGATGTATATTCCCCAATGCCTTCAAATGGATGCTCAACAGGATGTAGATCGTAGTGTCCATTCGGCTGCATGTACGAATCAAATGGCATGCGGTTACAGCTCGCTCCATGGGGATTTCAGAAGCTGCTATATAACGTGGAGAGAAATAGATTGAGTAGCAATTTTCACTACAAGGAAAATGAGCTTTTGCCATGAAACATATGGCAACAATATATGAATTGTGGCAATACATAGCTGATATTGCCATGATTAGAAACTTTGTGGCAATATATTGACTAAATTTCCATAAATTTCTAGTGTTGCCATATTTCCAACTTTCGTTGCAAGAGGTCGCTATGTATTGCAACGGAAAAATATATCGTTGCATTAAGCTGATTATTTTGCCACAATTTGAAATTGTTGTGATAGTTTTGTTTTCGTGGCAATATATCATTTTTTACTGTCACACTTTGTTTTGTCATGGTAATAAGAACTTTTATATTGCAACGATATATTAATGTGGCAATATTTCATGAATTGGTTGCAATATAGATATGTTATTGCCACGAGTCAAGAATTGATGCAATATAAAGGTACTATTGCAACGTTTTATATGCATGCCCACTTTTAAGAGAGAGGTCAAAATGATATTATCTACATTTTATACATAAATAATAGCTTGGGCGTGGTGGTAAAGCATTCTGTGTACAACTACAAGGTCTCAGGTTAGCAGTGAAACCAaccataaaattatcataattttCATTTACAATGATTTTATTGCCACAAACTAATATCGTTGCAATAGTGACTTTATTGCCACGATTTTATTTCTATTGCCACAATATTAGTCATTATAAATGGAGCCTATTGCCATGCTGATTTTGTGGTAACATAAGCAATTAtcacaacaaaataaaaaatgttgcaAAAACTTTAGAGCACGCTACTACTTGCAACGGCTGGCACCGATTTTGATGTTGTTGCGATATGCACATATTGCAACAATTTTGATCCTATTGCAACGATTTCTCGCCATGGCAAAAGCTCAATTTCCTTGTAGTGTTGTTGTCTGCCTGCATCTCTCGGTAAACAGATTAGTACTCCTACAACATGCCGTAATATATAGAGTCCTAGAGAAGACTTGTTCCCTTCAAACCCACAACTTAATGAAGcttaatatattattatttatgacAAAGTTAATGACCTTCTTTACTTTTACTAATGCTAAACGACTTCTTGTATTCCATGTATAAGAGGTAATAAATTGCCGTTTAATCTCAAACTTGGCGCGCACACACATATCTTACATATATTAGTACGTACGGTATCTGATGGAGTGCATGCCATGTGATGACACAATGCAATTTAGATGCAACATACGGTAAACGAAACAGAATCGTACAATTTCAGCTCCGATATATGATAGTTCAAACTTCGAACGCTTGAACAcgaggaaaaggaaaggaaaatcaAAGTTTGTACAAGCTGATGTGATCAAGAACCGGTCAGGAGGACCAGGGGCAGGGTCACGAGTGTAGGCGACAAGATAGGATTGCATTTGCCTGGTTATGTTTAATACAAAAGAAACGTTTCTTGCTCCCCTAAATTCCGGAGTTAATTAAACCAGTCTCTACAGACACCAAGCTGGTCACCGACGAACAAGCAAGTTCTTAATCATATCGTAGACTATTGCCATCAGTTGCAATTAACAACCATAGGCAAATATTTGAATCACACTCTAAGCACTAAATAGTAAGAAATAGACAACTTTCCGGGGAGACTAACTCTTTACGCAAGAAGAAAACTCaactctttattgcaaatagtTCTTTTTTTCGATAATAGAAACTTTATCAACTCCTATCGTTGCATTAAAAGGATACAATAACATAAGAGTTTGTCATCGGCCTCTGTATAGCTAAGAAGCACATAACCACGTTGGTTAAATAACGGAAAACCGAGTACAAAACCGCAAACATAGTGGGCAGACTATCTAGCTAAACTAGGCCCAGAGCACCGCATCACCTGACCAGCTACCTAGTTAAACTAGGCGATATATGGTAAACAACGGCGCAGAACAAACCAAGGATGAACCCAAGCCGGTTGTCACCCAAAAATGCGGGGAAGAAACTCCCAGACGATTCCTCTAAGAAGGGCATGGCACCAATTATACCGCCGTCACCCATCCGAAATACCGAAACTGGGTTTTCACCTGGATAACTTCCTAAAGAATGCAAGAAAACACCAAAGCACTATCTTCAAGGAGAGAACGGCACCCGAGAGCGTCATTAGCGCTGGTATTGATAGGAAGCCGATAAGGGCTTTCACCTAGTGTTCCTGCACCCAACCAGGATGAAGGGGCCAAAATGTGGGAGGAGTTGAAGCAGTCTAGGGAGGCCAAAAAATGGCAGCGAGCGCCGCCCAAGACCCTCTCACCAGAACTACGCCTTAGCCGCCCAAAGCtgcttgcatcaaaacaccacCTAGTGGATCATACCAACCACCATGAAGATACCGTGAAGCGCAATCATGAGGATCCTGACAGTTGGCCATGAACACCCAGCCACCACCACGAAGGAGTCAACCGCCCACATGCTGACACTAGACAAGTAGTGCCTGGAGCTCGAACTTGTCCGCCCCCCCCCACCCCGCATCCCCAGTGACGCAGCCCACGTAACGCGCGAAGATGACATGCAAGAAGGGGATGATCTATGGGACGGGTGCCCTGGGCACTGGCAAAGCGTGCGACGGTGAGCGGACTCAATCTGGATGGAGCAACAGTCTCAATATGGATGTGCACAATAGTGAACGCTCAACCACCAACACCCATGGAGATAGGCCACCGCCAGGCAGGATCCCTTAGATCCAGGCTGCCAATGTATAGGGTGGTGAGCTCAAATGTCGTGACCGCACCGAATGCAAACGCGAGCAACACCCGAAGGATGAACTTGTCCGCCCCCGCGACCCCATCACCTTCGCATGCGCAACGCTTGAAGACGACATGCAGGAAGGGGCCGGTTTGCGGGATGGGCACCCCAGGCACGTCAAAGCTCACGACAAGCGAACTTGATCTGGATAGCGCGGCAATCTTGATCTGGATGTGTGTGATGGCGAAATCCTGCCCACTGCTACCCACGGAGACAGGCTGTTGCCGCGCCAGATCCCTTATATTCGGGCCGCCGATGTTTAGGGTGGTGAGTCTGAACACCGCAACGAAGGCTAGGGAGACCAAGCGATGGCGTAACGGTAGCCGGCTTGGCACCGCCGCATGCTGTTGCCGTCGACACTCACTGGCTAACAGCGATGGCTAGAGATAGGATTTCGGAGGAGGAGGTTGGGCTAGATCCAGATCACCCCCCATGTTGCAAAGGAGACGACACGGGAGTTCCGCTTTTTCGAAAGATTTTTTCTTAGGCAACTACTCATCGTGATATGGCTACTTCTATATATTATCCACTAGTCATGCTATCCTACCATCTCTCCATGTCATGGTAACTTTAATATATGGTACCTCATGGTGGCTTTGTCCTATGGCATGGTGGCAAGGTGAGAGAGCACCCCTATTTAATTATAGTGTTTACAAGAGTGCGTCGATAATTAATAAAATTGATTATGTGAATGCTTATTTAAAGTAAGGACATCTGATCATCAATTATGCGTATTAAAAAAATGACACGTGATTTAAAGTAGATACTCATTCTAAAGATTTACCATAtttctattaaatatatataattattaattatttattctTTGTTAGAGTTCAAGGCCATTAGGGTGTGATACTTGTTATCACCACCACCATTCTACTGCACAAATATCTCAACTATAGAAGCATCAAACATATATATCTCTAGATAATTTCTAACTTTGCGAAGTAAACTATGTATTCTATAAACTTTAATGGCAAATATATATACCCATCATGCACGCTTCCTAATCTTCTGGAATGATCTTTGCAAGTATGCATTTGCCACTTCCTCGACAACACCTCAATCTGCTCTTGGATCACTCATCGGCCGCAATATCAGTTTCAAGTGCGACTGTGTCTACAAGCAGGGGCGGAGTTTCCTTGTGGTCAAAGGGGGTCATGGCCCCCCTGCTCTCCGGCTATTCTATTCAGATGCAGTGCTTGCCGGCCAGTCACGCAACTAACATATGCATGCTTGGCCTCCTGCAATCCTCGTCAAGCTCCTCCACTGTCTACAAGGATTATTGTATTTCAAGTGCATGCGGGAGTACGGGActtggatggtgatgatgatctCTGCGGCTCACGGTGCTCTACATGTTGGGATGAATCCGTCAGACTTGGATTTCCATGTACCACACCCAGACTATAAGAATCTACATGGCATGAGGTTTGCCAGGTCGTGATGCACGTTCAAGTGGAATAATATTTCGCAAACCATATTTTCTCAGTGTCAATGCTAGGGattttaatttcattttttcattgatgaaaatatcaaaatttacaaaattcGACTATTTTTCGTCGTATGCTCCGTAGGTCCTAtatatcaataaaaaaaattccaaaattaTATATTTCTTTCCCGCCAAAATTTTAATCCATGTGCTATGTATTCGCAGTGCAACTCTACACGGGAGTAGGGAGCGGGAGCAAATGCGAGCATCGCGTTCGAGAGCGGCGGCTACTGGCAAGCGGGGGCGCGGGCGAAGCCGTCGCTGGCGCGGCAAGCCGAAAATTGCACAGAAACTGATACGGATTCGGAGTTAATTTCCATCTTGTCCCTTCTTTATTGGCGAGGAAGACTCGGAATCGGACTCGGCTGCTGACACCGACTCGGACCTCGGACTTGCAGGGATCGCCAATAAAAGGAAAAGCAGAGTACGCCCTTGTCCGTCAAATTAAACCAGAGCGCAAGCAGCGATCAGCGATAGAACAACAGCAGAGAAGCTTCACGTACTCGAGGTAACAGCAATCATGGGGAGCTGCACGTTCAAGCTGGCTCTAATCGTGATCTCGGTAATCGTCCTGCTGTTCCTGCCCTGTACCGCCGCGGCCGGCGTAACGAAGGCCATCGACGCCAGCCGGACCCAGCGTCTGAATCTGCCCGGGTCGCTGGTCGGCCCGGAGAGCGTCGCGTTCGACGGCCACGGCGCCGGGCCATACGTCAGCGTCTCCGACGGCCGCGTCCTCAGGTGGGGCGGCGAGAGCGCCGGCTGGAGGACGTTCGGGTACAGCCCGAGCTACATCAAGAACAACTGCTCGGCGCCGTCCGAGCTCCCGCCGGTCGCCACGGAGAGCTCGTGCGGCCGGCCGCTAGGCCTGCGGTTCCACCGCGGGTCCGGCAACCTCTACATCGCCGACGCGTACATGGGGCTGATGCGGGTGGGACCCAACGGCGGGGAGGCGAAGGTGCTGGCGACGGAGGCCGGCGGCGCGCCTCTCCGCTTCACGAACGGGGTGGACGTCGACCAGGTCACCGGCGACGTCTACTTCACAGACAGCAGCACCACGTACTCGCGCGCGCAGCACCAGATGGTCACCGCCACGGGGGACTCGACGGGGCGCATCATGAGGTACAACTCACGGACCAACCGGGTCACCGTGCTCCAATCCGGCGTGACTTACCCCAACGGCATTGCCATCAGCACCGACAGGACCCACCTTGTCGTCGCGCTCACCGGG from Phragmites australis chromosome 8, lpPhrAust1.1, whole genome shotgun sequence includes:
- the LOC133927754 gene encoding protein STRICTOSIDINE SYNTHASE-LIKE 10-like; the encoded protein is MGSCTFKLALIVISVIVLLFLPCTAAAGVTKAIDASRTQRLNLPGSLVGPESVAFDGHGAGPYVSVSDGRVLRWGGESAGWRTFGYSPSYIKNNCSAPSELPPVATESSCGRPLGLRFHRGSGNLYIADAYMGLMRVGPNGGEAKVLATEAGGAPLRFTNGVDVDQVTGDVYFTDSSTTYSRAQHQMVTATGDSTGRIMRYNSRTNRVTVLQSGVTYPNGIAISTDRTHLVVALTGPCKLLRYWIRGPKAGTSEPFADLPGYPDNVRPDGKGGYWVALHREKNEFPFGVDSHLVAIRIGAEGEKLQEMRGPKNVRPTEAVEREGGKIWLGSVELPYIGIVST